From the genome of Prionailurus bengalensis isolate Pbe53 chromosome D1, Fcat_Pben_1.1_paternal_pri, whole genome shotgun sequence:
TCACCCTCACCAGTGTTGACTCTCAACTTCaaacccccatgtacttcttcctcaggCACTTGGCTATCATCAATCTTGGTGATTCTACTGTCATTGCCCCAAAAATGCTGGTTAACTTCTTGGCTTCAAAAAAGACCATATCCTACTATGGATGTGCAGCCCAGCTGGGTGGGTTCTTAGTCTTTATTGTGGCTGAGATTTTCATGCTAGCTGTAATGGCCTACGACCGCTACGTGGCTATTTGCAACCCCCTGCTCTACGGGGTGGTGGTATCTCCACAGATCTGTCTGCTGCTGGTATCCCTCACATACCTCTACAGTCTGACCACAGCACTGACTGTCACCTCCTGTGTGTTCTCTGTGTCATACTGCTCTTCCAATGTAATCAATCATTTTTACTGTGATAATGTCCCTTTGTTGGCATTGTCCTGTTCTGATACCTACATTCCAGAAACAGCAGTATTTACCTTTTCAGGGAccaatttgcttttctctatgATTATTGTTCTAATTTCCTATTTCAACATCGTCCTTGCCATTTTGAGGATACGTTCCTCAGAGGGTCGACAAAAAGCCTTTTCCACCTGTGCCTCCCACATGATGGCTGTCACTGTGTTCTACGGGACCCTTCTCTTCATGTATTTGCAACCAAGGAGCAACCACTCATTGGATACTGATAAAATGGCCTCTGTCTTCTACACCCTGGTGATACCCATGCTGAATCCCCTCATTTACAGCCTAAGGAACAAGGATGTGAAGGATGCATTGAAGAGTTTCCTAAATAAGGCATGTCAGTCTTTCAAattcatgtaaatttaaaattacaggTGTCTTCTTTTAAGGGTTTTTATTTGCTCCTGAAAAGCTAATCTCTGCTAAGTGCAGAGgcaataaatagttaaaaattctATCAATTTCAATGGTAAAATCTTAACCCTTTCGATTCCAACCTCAAATATGCAACTCTCCCTAATACAAAATGTATTAGTTGACCAAAGaaagtacatttatttaaatagtaaacaatgatttgaaaataagcatattttagAGCTCAACACAGCCTGTTACTGGGTTTTTAGGATTTCTAATCAAGGAAGAGAAAGTCTGGGAGCTTGGAAGTTGGTTAAGAGTCACGTTATCTTCCTcaccaaatatttgttttgttcagctgtatttttatttgttgcagTATTTTATTGTTCAATTTCTTAACCTTTCAGAATCCATTTTTATCTTGCACTTAACATAAATTTAAATCACCtttcagggaaaataaaaaccaaacaagaaTGCTTAGATATACATGGAAATAGGACAcgtgggaaaacagaaaaagaaaacacaaaagaggaTTCCACTTTTTCATTCTTCTCATGTGGTGCATGTACACAAAGGAAAATGTTGATATTCATACCAATGTGACATAAAATCAATATTTCCATGTCATAATCTCATAACAAACACTCATGTGGAGTTCATTGTCTGTATTATTGAACCATAACAACAAACACCACATCTTTTAGCATGTTTATTTACTGTGCTTTGAAGTAAAGTGttattagaacaaaaataaagccaGTGTTCTCAAAGTGACACCAGTTCTCAAGGGCAccatgaccacacacacacacacacatagacacacacacacagttaacaGTCATGATGTGTCATATCTGTCTGTACATGTAAAATGCTGCTAACTTACAATGGACTAAGGGAGACTGGTCAGGGCATGCAAGGGAATGCAAGGTCAGGCAATGTCTATGATTAAAGTAAATTCAGGAAATATTCAGGGAAGTCAGAAACAAGCCAAATACAGGAACCATGACACTCAGGTCCATGAGCTAATTTCTAACTTTAGTCATGAATAAAGAGCAAAGCTGAAAACATAAAGTCACCCTGTATGATGGATACTTCTGGTCTCATTTTACATAGCAGGGAACATCTTCACACTTCTGGGGGTTGCACATGGGCATTTTTGGTGGGTAGGTGGGAGCATATTCTAAAACATTATGTCTGTCTCATTCACTATTACTCACAAAAGCTTACATACTATATAGCCTTTCTGCATGCATTACCTACAAAATTTGTCCTAAACAAACTACACACAAAGCCTTCTTTGAAATAAGGAAACGACAAAGCATTTGGCTCAAAGGTTCCAAAGTGTATGCGTACATACACATGCACTCACATATCACTTGTACACATTTATCAGAAATGATGAATCAACATAATCAACCAACCAGGCAGGCACATCAGCCCAGCACCAAGCTTCCATGGAATAAGAtagggaaaataatttatatgtcaGCTTTGATCTCTAATTGATCAAACCTCATCCTGTGAGATGTTAAGTCACCTGTGCTTTCAGCTTCTCCCTACCTAACTGCTCTGCAGTTTCCATTGCATGGGTGTTCAGAGACAATAAGATCCCCCTAGTGGTGAGGGGGGAGAGAAGATGCAAGACAGTCATAAGACAAAGTCTGACCACCTATAAAGCTAGGACAAACTTCAAATGACACCACAAGGCCCCTTATTCTGCAGCTGCCACAGAGGCAGTAGACTGACCTGACTCCGTAGGTAGGGATGCTCAGGGCAGAGAGCATCTCAAGTGCATAAATCTTGGGTGGCCCACCCTGAATCTTCTCAAGaccatgaaaataagaaaaaccatCAAACTTTCCCAAATTCTGCAGAGCAAATGCCATTTCATAAATTCAAACCCAAAAACTTACTGAAGGACTATTTTCACAGCAGCTCATTATGCTTTGAATCACCATGATCATACACcttaatattttacttatgtCCCAAGACATATATCTAGTATTAAATATtgccaactatatcaataatctaATAGATAACAGAGATTGGtatgattctgattttttttcaatgcaaaAGTTATATTGAGGAATTGTAAGTCTTCcaatggagattttttttgtaATCACTTAAGGTTTATATAAGTTTGGTTTGATCTATTAATGTAATCTGCCTGGAAGTCCAGAAGCATTCACCAGATGTAAACATGCCATAGGTCACATCTATCAACTCTCCTTTTCAAATGGCTATTTCCACAAGCCACCTCCATGGcaatgaaaaaatattgttaaggaAATCATTCAAAAAAGAAGTGACTTTACTGTAAATATGGGTGGAGGGAGGCAAAATAGAGATTTCTATGATAGCATCAGGTTTCTTTTGCTTACAGAAACTTAGCTAAAGCCCAACAAAATAATTCTCCACTGCTTTTCTTATATCATCAGACTTAAACCTTATATTAGTTCCTTGTCTTACTCCCTCTTTGTtccacctttcttttctctctgtgtctcaataaaagctacagatattttttttcttctttccttctgtgcaAGGCAGAAGTACTACTTATGAAGCTTGATATTCTTCCCCAAACTATGCCCTGTGGCACTGTCTAAGCTTCTGTCCAGGATTGGTTTTGACTCTTTCAATAGCTAAACAGCCATTTTTACGAACAATCATTATTTGGGTTGGAGAAATTTTATTGACAGAATAGCTTTGGTAAACTTTTACCTCTGTACACAAAATACAAGACTTTGAGTTacctaaaatgtaaatatgagTATACCTAGTTCTTAAAAAGcaaatgcaatggaatattacttggccataaaaaaggatgagattgttcAATTTGTGCCAACATAGAGAGACCTATGTAATAGGTAGTAATAGGTAAATAGTGTAATAAGTttgacagagaaaggcaaattctatatgatttcacttacttGTGGActatccaaacaaaacaaacggACCAACAAACAGtttcttaagtacagagaacaaactagtggttgacAGAAAGAAGGTATGTGAGGACATGAACAAAATACAGAgaggggattaagagatacaaacttcctgttataaaataaataagtcacagataTGGAAGGTACTATATAGAgaatatattcaataattttGTAATAGTAATCAATGTTGATaatggtgactatacttatcatggtgagcactgtgtaatgtatagaattatagAATCGATATGTtagacacctgaaactaatataaaattgcATGCTAATTCTATTTCAATTTAAGAAGCATCTGACTACAAAAGCAATTTTAGCTATAATTGTCAGAAGAGGTtactaatgattttttaaatataaagtgccaaaaatactttaaaatggctATTTCAAAGATCTAATAGTTTTTGTGAATGATAAAGGTTATGAATGTTTGCACAATCACAAAAAGTGATCAAGACATGAACTCATGAgattatattacattaatttaaaaCCTTTATGAAATATGTGGGTAAGATATTTTCATGTTAAGATATGGATGCCTAAAACATTGCATATTGATCACAGAATATATGACATTGGGGGAAAACTAATAGTTTCTTGATCTCTTTTGTAATAAATTTTCTCTCTGTTGGCTTCCTCTCTCACGATTTTTCGGCATTTTATCAGCATTGCATGGTCCACTAGAGGGAACTACAATCTCTGAAACAGAAAGGTGCTGTAGGAAGCATTCAGGGCAAGTGCACAGTGCTGGAGAGATTGGCTGCAGATGGGGAGATGCTCTGTTACCACAGGTGAGTCAGGCTACAGCTCGGCCACTTCTCCACTCCTAACTGCCAGGAGGCTGAGATCCCGCCAGCTGGGTGCCCAGGAGGAAAAGCAAGATTGGGAGGTCATCCCCCAACCTCTGCCTCAAGATATGTGTCAGGGTTTTGTCACCTCGATAACTATTTTATCGGCATTATCACTGTTGTAGACATTCAAGTAGTaagattaatattaaattaaattaaaatttaatttaataaattaaaattaacatgtatCTGTGTTATAATTTCTGAACTTCTTTGTTGGCATGGATTATACTTAGTGCATGTTTCTATTTCAAATCTAGACCAATATTTGGATTCCTTAAGGAAAataatgtcttggggcgcctgggtggctcagttggttgagcggccgacttcaggtcaggtcatgatctcttggttcgtgagtttgagccctgcatcaggctctgtgctgacagcttggagcctgaagcctgcttcagattctgtgtttccctctctctctctctgcccctcccccacttacactctgtctctcaaaactgaataaacattgaaaaataataataaaaataatgtattacaCCAAGAAACACAAGTTTATCTCTAAAAAGTTACatctgattttagttatttgttgcAACTTTTACCATTTGTACAAGTCCTACATATTCATAAGTTAGATGTCCAGACTATGATGTGCTTGGATACTGATAGTGGAatatatattaatgaaagaaacctTTAAGTAGAAccatctttatttaaataaattaaatgtaccTATTTTTCCCAAGTCAGAGACACAGAAGATATATCACAGATATGTTCATTCATAGGTCAGTGGGGACCACACACACAAAGTTTTTAATTGTGGTGAGACATGTAAACATCAAAAGTTGGTAACTAACTACATGCCTATTACTATGGGAGCAAACCTACTGTAAATGAGGACAGAATCAGGttatagcaattttatttaaatagaaatcaacaaaatattggaATTCAGGGGTTAAATGAATATAATTCAAAAACATATAATTGAGTGAGAACCTTAGATATCAACGAGCTATGTAATATGTTGTTCAATTTAAAGCatatgtcatatttattttataaaactatattcCATTGTAAAGACATTTATTAGTTTTTGTAAAGGAGGTACCTATGTGGAGAAGAGAAATACAAGTGGAGAGGGAAAATTAGTACTCAAGATATACATGGCTGTAGAATTAGGGTGTCATGAACTCAATTTACTCCTTGaggttagaaaaagaaataaatataggaGTTACACACATATTCATAACTTGTATTCCTTCTGAATCTTTTAAAACCCTATAGGCCATATTTagataattttgtctttatcctcAGATATAAAATATGGAAGAAGTCTTTGCAGGAAATGCCGAAAATATGTACTTTGTAGGTGATTAAGACATATAAGAAATAATCTATTAAATCCAGATACCTGagtaaatgcaataaaaataacaactgatAAAAGCAGGTGAATTGTagatgtaaaaacaaacacatacacacacacacacacacacacacacacaaaacaaacaaacaaaaaacatttcctCAATAGAGAAATCCAAGTTACTCTGGATAATTAGCAAACACCAGTGGCATCATTTCCTGTTCTCGGAGGCTTTGGGAATAACCAAGAAGCGCATTCAAGCTCCCAGGGGAATGTCGTGAAGGGAGGGGACACTCATAAATTCTTCTCACAACAGTCAGGCTCATAATCGCATGGGGGAACAAGAAGCCAGTCCTCGCTTAGGGTAAGTAGATGTCACTGATTATAATGTTGCTAGATTAGCTGCAGCAATGATTTTTGATGGCTG
Proteins encoded in this window:
- the LOC122482773 gene encoding olfactory receptor 8J2 isoform X2; its protein translation is MAQGNLTPVTEFILTGVSDLPELQIPLFFVFLVIYGFTVAENLGIITLTSVDSQLQTPMYFFLRHLAIINLGDSTVIAPKMLVNFLASKKTISYYGCAAQLGGFLVFIVAEIFMLAVMAYDRYVAICNPLLYGVVVSPQICLLLVSLTYLYSLTTALTVTSCVFSVSYCSSNVINHFYCDNVPLLALSCSDTYIPETAVFTFSGTNLLFSMIIVLISYFNIVLAILRIRSSEGRQKAFSTCASHMMAVTVFYGTLLFMYLQPRSNHSLDTDKMASVFYTLVIPMLNPLIYSLRNKDVKDALKSTI
- the LOC122482773 gene encoding olfactory receptor 8J2 isoform X1 gives rise to the protein MAQGNLTPVTEFILTGVSDLPELQIPLFFVFLVIYGFTVAENLGIITLTSVDSQLQTPMYFFLRHLAIINLGDSTVIAPKMLVNFLASKKTISYYGCAAQLGGFLVFIVAEIFMLAVMAYDRYVAICNPLLYGVVVSPQICLLLVSLTYLYSLTTALTVTSCVFSVSYCSSNVINHFYCDNVPLLALSCSDTYIPETAVFTFSGTNLLFSMIIVLISYFNIVLAILRIRSSEGRQKAFSTCASHMMAVTVFYGTLLFMYLQPRSNHSLDTDKMASVFYTLVIPMLNPLIYSLRNKDVKDALKSFLNKACQSFKFM